Genomic DNA from Cupriavidus pauculus:
GTCGGTATCGCCGCGGGTGCCCATGCCCAGACCCGCGGCGGCACGCTGCGCGCCATCGCCCAGCCCGAGCCGCCCACGCTGATGCTGGGCCTGAACCAGCAGACGCCCACGCAGTACGTGGCCGGCAAGATCTATGAGAGCCTGCTGACCTGGTCTCCCGACATGAAGCCCCTGCCGGGCCTCGCCAGGTCGTGGACCGTGTCGCCCGACGGCAAGGTCTACACGTTCGAGCTGCAGTCCAACGTCAAGTGGCACGACGGCAAGCCGTTCTCGTCCGACGACGTCGTGTTCTCGATCGACAAGTTCCTGCGCGCCGTGCATCCGCGCGCCCGTGTGGTCATCGAGCAGTTCGTGCAGTCGGTCAAGGCGCAGGGCGCGAACAAGGTGGTCATCACGCTCAAGGAACCGTTCGCGCCGTTCCTCAAGTCGTTTGTCAGCGACAACATGCCGATGGTGCCGAAGCATATCTACGACGGCACGGACTATGCGAAGAACCCCGCCAACCAGACCCCGGTGGGTACCGGCCCCTTCATGTTCAAGGAGTGGAAGAAGGGCGCCTATATCGTGCTGACGCGTAACCCGAACTACTGGCAGAAGGGCAAGCCCTATCTGGACGAGATCGTCTTCAACGTGATTCCGGATGCCGCATCGCGCGCGGTCGCCTTCGAACGCGGCGACGTGCAGGTGGTGAGCGCCGGCGACGTGGACAACGTCGAGATCAAGCGCCTGCGCGCGCTGCCCAACGTGGAATACACGACCAAGGGCTGGGAAATGTTCTCCAAGCTCGCGTATATCCAGATGAATCAGCGCAAGGCGCCGTTCGACAACGTGAAGGTGCGGCAGGCCATCATGGAAGCGATCAATCGCAAGT
This window encodes:
- a CDS encoding ABC transporter substrate-binding protein: MTTKLNLPAARLLKIATCSIALTVGIAAGAHAQTRGGTLRAIAQPEPPTLMLGLNQQTPTQYVAGKIYESLLTWSPDMKPLPGLARSWTVSPDGKVYTFELQSNVKWHDGKPFSSDDVVFSIDKFLRAVHPRARVVIEQFVQSVKAQGANKVVITLKEPFAPFLKSFVSDNMPMVPKHIYDGTDYAKNPANQTPVGTGPFMFKEWKKGAYIVLTRNPNYWQKGKPYLDEIVFNVIPDAASRAVAFERGDVQVVSAGDVDNVEIKRLRALPNVEYTTKGWEMFSKLAYIQMNQRKAPFDNVKVRQAIMEAINRKFVVNNIFFGLGKVATGPISSTTPFYDANVPAYGFDLKKARALIKESGIDPSKTPIHILSYPYGATWDRLGEYTRQCLEQLGFKVEIESADAGTWAKRVSDFDFDLTFSFTSQYGDPALGVSRLYLARNQVKGSAFVNNQGYVNAGVDAMWDKAAAATSDAERQQLYSNIQKTLVQEVANGYLFEMELPTLYSNKVHNLIQTAIGLNDTFADVYISK